One window of the Triticum dicoccoides isolate Atlit2015 ecotype Zavitan chromosome 3B, WEW_v2.0, whole genome shotgun sequence genome contains the following:
- the LOC119280522 gene encoding F-box/LRR-repeat/kelch-repeat protein At2g27520-like — protein sequence MPDTMPEDLPEWLVVDEILVRLPPKDVLRCRAVRKPWRAATSTDSFILDNHRRQPSLPIIEQHGEGISCLAAAGDHKIRPVLRYSPDPVSSIAACDGLLILSHQSGFYICNPATRKCAPLPPPPSRAGCWPPNVVAFYRHDASPREYRVLWVFAAQMAGRTTYEPPRYFVLPVGSDQPRCIQWPTVLQSYPASSDFPPVHHRAALHWALSLGITVLDTVTETFRHMSYPAELQGGVFSLFDLGGDLALRHTSGDCLTQDIWVLQDYDAETWAFRYRIDLRAMEASPPLDLTVIYFAPMMVAINERELLIQHGGDCLLHCDIEGVFLGYVESQDHESSLNRFAKRLTLTRHRLQESMISLPLFETRQEDAVHEKKPPFTIVL from the coding sequence ATGCCGGACACCATGCCGGAGGACCTGCCGGAGTGGCTCGTCGTCGACGAGATCCTGGTCCGGCTGCCGCCCAAGGACGTGCTCCGCTGCCGCGCCGTCCGCAAGCCGTGGCGCGCCGCCACTTCCACCGACAGCTTCATCCTCGACAACCACCGCCGCCAGCCGTCGCTCCCCATCATCGAACAACACGGCGAGGGCATCTcctgcctcgccgccgccggagatcACAAGATACGGCCCGTCCTCCGGTACAGTCCCGATCCAGTTTCCAGCATCGCCGCCTGCGATGGCCTCCTCATCCTGTCGCATCAGTCCGGCTTCTACATCTGCAACCCGGCCACCCGCAAGTGCGCTCCCCTGCCGCCTCCTCCGTCGCGCGCAGGATGCTGGCCCCCCAACGTCGTCGCCTTCTACCGACACGACGCATCCCCCCGAGAGTACCGGGTGCTTTGGGTTTTCGCGGCACAGATGGCGGGGCGCACCACGTACGAGCCGCCTCGTTACTTCGTCCTCCCGGTGGGATCGGACCAGCCAAGATGCATCCAATGGCCGACAGTTTTACAGAGTTATCCCGCTTCCTCCGACTTCCCACCAGTCCACCATCGTGCTGCCCTCCACTGGGCACTGAGCCTCGGCATAACCGTGTTGGACACCGTAACCGAGACATTCCGGCATATGAGCTACCCAGCAGAGCTGCAGGGCGGCGTTTTTTCACTCTTCGATCTTGGTGGCGACCTTGCTCTGCGCCACACGTCCGGTGACTGCCTCACTCAGGACATTTGGGTGCTGCAGGACTATGACGCCGAGACGTGGGCATTTCGATACCGGATTGACCTGCGGGCGATGGAGGCGTCGCCGCCGCTTGATTTGACGGTCATTTATTTCGCCCCTATGATGGTTGCGATCAACGAGCGTGAGCTGTTGATCCAGCATGGTGGTGACTGCCTGTTGCATTGTGACATCGAGGGTGTGTTCTTAGGATATGTGGAAAGCCAAGACCATGAAAGCAGTTTGAATCGGTTTGCAAAACGTTTGACACTTACTCGGCATCGCctccaggagagcatgatttcgcttccgTTGTTTGAGACGCGACAAGAAGATGCCGTGCACGAGAAGAAGCCTCCGTTCACCATAGTTCTGTAA